Proteins encoded within one genomic window of Streptomyces sp. NBC_01314:
- a CDS encoding lysophospholipid acyltransferase family protein, with protein MFYYLLKYVLLGPLLRLVFRPRIEGLEHVPPSGAAIVAGNHLSFADHFLMPAILKRRITFLAKAEYFTGPGLKGRLTAFFFHSAGQIPVDRSGKEAGQAAIREGLGVLSKDELLGIYPEGTRSHDGRLYKGKVGVAVMALRARVPVVPCAMIGTFEAQPPGKVIPNIHPVVIRFGKPLDFSRYEGMEGEKAVLRAITDEIMYAILSLSEQEYVDQYAAVAKAEEAAAAKERKFPRMPLS; from the coding sequence GTGTTCTATTACCTGCTCAAATACGTGCTTCTGGGTCCGCTGCTGAGACTGGTCTTCCGGCCTCGCATCGAAGGCCTCGAACACGTGCCGCCGTCGGGCGCGGCCATCGTCGCGGGCAATCACCTGTCCTTCGCGGACCATTTCCTGATGCCCGCGATCCTCAAGCGCCGCATCACGTTCCTGGCGAAGGCGGAGTACTTCACCGGCCCGGGTCTCAAGGGACGGCTGACGGCGTTCTTCTTCCACAGCGCCGGTCAGATCCCGGTCGACCGTTCCGGCAAGGAAGCGGGGCAGGCCGCCATCCGCGAGGGGCTCGGCGTGCTGAGCAAGGACGAACTCCTCGGCATCTACCCGGAGGGCACCCGCTCGCACGACGGCCGCCTCTACAAGGGCAAGGTCGGCGTGGCGGTCATGGCGCTCAGGGCCCGCGTGCCCGTCGTCCCCTGCGCCATGATCGGCACCTTCGAGGCGCAGCCTCCGGGGAAGGTCATCCCCAACATCCACCCCGTCGTCATCCGCTTCGGCAAGCCCCTCGACTTCTCCCGCTACGAGGGCATGGAGGGCGAGAAGGCCGTCCTGCGCGCGATCACCGACGAGATCATGTACGCGATCCTCTCGCTCTCGGAGCAGGAGTACGTCGACCAGTACGCGGCTGTGGCGAAGGCGGAGGAGGCCGCGGCGGCGAAGGAGCGCAAGTTCCCGCGCATGCCGCTGAGCTGA
- the rocD gene encoding ornithine--oxo-acid transaminase produces MTAPAHTRSSADLIRAEEPVLAHNYHPLPVVVARAEGTWVEDVEGRRYLDMLAGYSALNFGHRHPALIEAAHRQLDTLTLTSRAFHNDRLAEFAESLAELTGLDMVLPMNTGAEAVESAIKVARKWAYEVKGVPADRATIMVAADNFHGRTTTIVSFSTDPVARDGFGPFTPGFRVVPYNDLAALEAAIDETTAAVLIEPIQGEAGVLIPDDGYLRGVRELTRRTGCLFIADEIQSGLGRTGRTLAVEHEDVLPDAVLLGKALGGGIVPVSAVVARREVLSVLRPGEHGSTFGGNPLAAAVGSAVVELLRTGEFQLRATELGGLLRDGLTELVGRGVVGFRARGLWAGVDIEPAIGTGREISHRLMAAGILVKDTHGSTIRLAPPLTITATELRSALGTLGEILKEGS; encoded by the coding sequence ATGACCGCCCCCGCCCACACGCGTTCGTCGGCCGACCTCATCCGCGCCGAGGAGCCCGTCCTCGCGCACAACTACCACCCGCTGCCCGTGGTCGTCGCCCGGGCCGAGGGCACCTGGGTCGAGGACGTCGAGGGCCGCCGATATCTCGACATGCTGGCCGGCTACTCCGCCCTCAACTTCGGTCACCGCCACCCGGCGCTGATCGAGGCCGCGCACCGCCAGCTCGACACGCTCACCCTCACCTCAAGGGCCTTCCACAACGACCGGCTCGCCGAGTTCGCCGAGTCCCTGGCCGAGCTGACCGGCCTGGACATGGTGCTGCCGATGAACACGGGCGCCGAGGCGGTGGAGAGCGCGATCAAGGTGGCCCGCAAATGGGCGTACGAGGTGAAGGGCGTCCCCGCCGACCGGGCCACGATCATGGTCGCCGCCGACAACTTCCACGGCCGTACGACGACGATCGTCAGCTTCTCCACGGACCCGGTGGCCCGCGACGGATTCGGCCCCTTCACGCCCGGCTTCCGCGTGGTCCCGTACAACGACCTCGCCGCGCTGGAGGCGGCGATCGACGAGACGACGGCCGCGGTGCTCATCGAGCCCATCCAGGGCGAGGCGGGCGTGCTCATCCCGGACGACGGCTATCTGCGCGGGGTCCGCGAGCTGACCCGCCGCACCGGCTGTCTCTTCATCGCGGACGAGATCCAGTCGGGCCTCGGCCGCACCGGCCGCACGCTCGCCGTGGAGCACGAGGACGTCCTGCCCGACGCCGTACTGCTCGGCAAGGCGCTCGGCGGCGGCATCGTGCCGGTGTCGGCGGTGGTGGCCCGACGTGAGGTGCTGTCGGTCCTGCGTCCCGGCGAGCACGGCTCGACCTTCGGCGGCAACCCCCTCGCGGCGGCGGTCGGCTCGGCGGTGGTCGAGCTGCTGCGCACCGGGGAGTTCCAGCTCAGGGCCACCGAACTGGGCGGACTCCTGCGGGACGGGCTCACGGAACTGGTCGGCCGGGGCGTGGTCGGTTTCCGGGCGCGCGGGCTGTGGGCGGGCGTCGACATCGAGCCCGCGATCGGCACGGGCCGCGAGATCAGCCACCGCCTCATGGCGGCGGGAATCCTGGTCAAGGACACCCACGGCTCGACCATCCGCCTGGCACCACCCCTGACGATCACGGCAACGGAACTCCGCTCCGCGCTGGGAACGTTGGGGGAGATCCTGAAGGAGGGCTCCTAG
- the ddaH gene encoding dimethylargininase, with amino-acid sequence MPDSRVPRLRRFLVCEPRHFAVQYSINPWMHPDTPVDVDLAQDQWRELIAAYRTLGHTVDTVEPVAALPDMVFAANCALVLGGRVLGSLFHAPERRPESTAYDAWFKSAGYDVLRSEAVCEGEGDLVPAGRHLLAGTGFRTTPEAHRQAQEFFGVPVISLQLVDPRFYHLDTALFVLDDGSDGSAGNIAYYPEAFSPGSRAVLARLYPDAVVATREDAMAFGLNSVSDGRHVFISPRAKELADQLTRQGYVPVPVDLSEFQKAGGGIKCVTQEIRP; translated from the coding sequence GTGCCCGACAGCCGTGTGCCGCGCCTTCGGCGCTTTCTCGTCTGTGAACCCAGACACTTCGCCGTGCAGTACTCGATCAATCCCTGGATGCATCCGGACACCCCCGTGGACGTCGACCTCGCCCAGGATCAGTGGCGGGAGCTGATCGCCGCCTACCGGACCCTCGGCCACACCGTGGACACCGTGGAGCCGGTGGCGGCGCTGCCCGACATGGTGTTCGCGGCCAACTGCGCGCTCGTCCTCGGCGGCCGTGTCCTCGGCTCGCTGTTCCACGCGCCCGAGCGGCGTCCCGAGTCCACCGCGTACGACGCCTGGTTCAAGAGCGCCGGGTACGACGTGCTGCGCTCCGAGGCGGTGTGCGAGGGCGAGGGCGACCTGGTGCCGGCCGGCCGCCATCTGCTCGCCGGGACCGGCTTCCGCACCACTCCTGAGGCCCATCGCCAGGCGCAGGAGTTCTTCGGCGTCCCCGTGATCAGCCTCCAGCTCGTGGACCCGCGCTTCTACCATCTGGACACCGCGCTGTTCGTCCTCGACGACGGGAGCGACGGCTCCGCGGGCAACATCGCGTACTACCCGGAGGCGTTCTCCCCCGGCAGCCGCGCGGTTCTCGCCCGGCTCTACCCGGACGCGGTGGTCGCGACCCGCGAGGACGCCATGGCCTTCGGCCTGAACTCGGTGTCCGACGGCCGCCATGTGTTCATCTCGCCCCGCGCCAAGGAGCTCGCCGACCAGCTCACCCGGCAGGGCTACGTCCCCGTCCCCGTCGACCTGTCGGAGTTCCAGAAGGCCGGCGGCGGCATCAAGTGCGTCACTCAGGAGATCCGCCCGTGA
- a CDS encoding Lrp/AsnC family transcriptional regulator, whose amino-acid sequence MNSKSAAFDDLDRKIITALMANARTSFAEIGSAVGLSATAVKRRVDRLRETEVITGFTATVQPAALGWRTEAYVEVYCEGAAPPRRLAEVVRNHPEITAAMTVTGGADALLHVRAVDVEHFEEVLERIRAEPFIRKTISYMVLSHLLPEAPEAGATQDAANLR is encoded by the coding sequence ATGAACAGCAAGTCCGCGGCGTTCGACGACCTCGACCGCAAGATCATCACGGCGCTGATGGCGAACGCGAGGACCAGCTTCGCCGAGATCGGCTCGGCCGTCGGTCTTTCGGCCACCGCGGTGAAGCGGCGCGTGGACCGACTGCGCGAGACCGAGGTGATCACCGGGTTCACGGCGACGGTGCAGCCGGCGGCGCTCGGCTGGCGCACGGAGGCGTACGTGGAGGTCTACTGCGAGGGCGCGGCGCCGCCCCGGCGGCTGGCGGAGGTCGTGCGCAACCATCCGGAGATCACCGCGGCGATGACGGTGACCGGTGGCGCGGACGCGCTGCTGCATGTACGGGCCGTCGACGTGGAGCACTTCGAGGAGGTGCTGGAGCGGATCCGCGCGGAGCCGTTCATCCGGAAGACGATCAGCTACATGGTGCTGTCCCATCTGCTGCCGGAGGCTCCGGAGGCCGGCGCCACCCAGGACGCAGCGAACCTGCGCTGA
- a CDS encoding LytR/AlgR family response regulator transcription factor encodes MLRALAVDDEKPSLEELLYLLKADPRVGSAEGAGDATEALRRINRALESGPDGPEAIDVVFLDIHMAGLDGLDLARLLTGFARPPLVVFVTAHEGFAVQAFDLKAVDYVLKPVRRERLAEAIRRAAQLRDTATATAPPIPVHEPDPDQIPVELGGVTRFVAVDDITHVEAQGDYARLHTPQGSHLVRIPLSTLEERWRARGFVRIHRRHLVALRHVGELRLDAGTVSVLVGPVELQVSRRHARELRDLLMRRTTG; translated from the coding sequence ATGCTGCGCGCGCTCGCCGTCGATGACGAGAAACCCTCCCTGGAGGAACTGCTGTACCTGCTGAAAGCGGATCCACGGGTCGGCAGCGCCGAGGGCGCGGGCGACGCCACCGAGGCGCTGCGGAGGATCAACCGAGCCCTGGAGTCCGGACCCGACGGGCCCGAGGCGATCGACGTCGTCTTCCTCGACATCCACATGGCCGGACTCGACGGTCTCGACCTCGCCCGCCTCCTCACCGGCTTCGCCCGGCCCCCGCTCGTCGTCTTCGTCACCGCGCACGAGGGCTTCGCCGTCCAGGCCTTCGACCTCAAGGCCGTCGACTACGTCCTCAAGCCCGTGCGCCGCGAACGCCTCGCCGAGGCGATACGCCGGGCCGCCCAGCTCCGTGACACGGCGACGGCCACGGCCCCGCCGATCCCGGTCCACGAACCCGACCCCGACCAGATACCCGTCGAACTCGGCGGTGTCACCCGCTTCGTCGCCGTCGACGACATCACCCACGTCGAGGCCCAGGGCGACTACGCCCGACTCCACACCCCCCAGGGCAGCCACCTCGTCCGCATCCCCCTCTCCACCCTCGAAGAGCGCTGGCGCGCACGCGGGTTCGTCCGCATCCACCGCCGCCACCTCGTCGCCCTGCGGCACGTCGGCGAACTCCGCCTGGACGCGGGCACCGTCAGCGTCCTCGTCGGCCCGGTGGAACTCCAGGTCAGCCGCCGCCACGCACGCGAGCTGCGCGATCTGCTGATGCGCCGGACCACGGGCTGA
- a CDS encoding cation acetate symporter yields MNENYAVPAVALVVVATVFVGAFGLRISRTTSDFYVASRTVGPRLNAAAISGEYLSAASFLGIAGLVLVQGPDMLWYPVGYTAGYLVLLLFVAAPLRRSGAYTLPDFAEARLASKTVRRLAGAFVVGVGWLYLLPQLQGAGLTLNVLTDAPEWLGGVIVAVVVSATVAAGGMRSITFVQAFQYWLKLTALLVPALFLVLAWQGDGAPSHAFDEPAEFREQRVVRVEETLDLKLTDPLTVTASGTIDGRRHDDRRVDLPAGTHRIDRGTRLTFTKGDTVPVADRGTNGGMSTSLAAGREERPLYATYGLILATFLGTMGLPHVVVRFYTSPHGVAARRTTVVVLGMIGFFYLLPPLYGALGRLYAPDLTLTGDADAAVLLLPDRMIGGLGGDLLGALVAGGAFAAFLSTASGLTMAVAGVLTQDVLPARGVQHFRLGTVLAMAVPLAASGLVGGLPVADAVGLAFAVSASSFCPLLVLGIWWRRLTPPGAAAGMLVGGGAALLAVAATMAGYPGTGTLHALLAWPALWSVPLGFLTMVLVSLATPGRIPAETPAILARFHLPEELVGGRTRAATKEIELWRR; encoded by the coding sequence ATGAACGAGAACTACGCCGTCCCCGCGGTCGCCCTCGTCGTCGTGGCGACCGTCTTCGTCGGCGCCTTCGGCCTGCGTATCTCCCGGACGACCTCCGACTTCTACGTCGCCTCCCGTACCGTCGGCCCCCGCCTCAACGCGGCCGCGATCAGCGGCGAATACCTCTCCGCCGCCTCCTTCCTCGGCATCGCCGGCCTCGTCCTCGTCCAGGGCCCCGACATGCTCTGGTACCCGGTCGGCTACACCGCCGGATACCTCGTCCTCCTGCTGTTCGTCGCCGCCCCGCTACGCCGCTCCGGCGCGTACACGCTGCCGGACTTCGCCGAGGCCCGGCTCGCCTCCAAGACCGTACGACGGCTCGCGGGGGCCTTCGTCGTCGGCGTCGGCTGGCTCTATCTGCTGCCCCAACTCCAGGGCGCCGGACTGACGTTGAACGTGCTCACCGACGCGCCCGAGTGGCTCGGCGGCGTCATCGTCGCCGTCGTCGTCTCCGCCACGGTCGCCGCCGGCGGCATGCGCAGCATCACCTTCGTCCAGGCCTTCCAGTACTGGCTCAAACTCACCGCCCTCCTCGTCCCCGCGCTCTTCCTCGTCCTCGCCTGGCAGGGCGACGGCGCCCCGAGCCACGCCTTCGACGAGCCCGCCGAGTTCCGCGAACAACGCGTCGTCCGCGTCGAGGAGACCCTCGACCTGAAGCTCACCGACCCGCTGACGGTCACCGCCTCCGGCACGATCGACGGCCGCCGCCACGACGACCGGCGCGTCGACCTGCCCGCCGGCACCCACCGCATCGACCGGGGCACCCGCCTGACCTTCACCAAGGGCGACACCGTCCCCGTCGCCGACCGCGGCACCAACGGCGGCATGTCCACCTCCCTCGCCGCAGGCCGCGAGGAACGCCCCCTGTACGCCACCTACGGGCTGATCCTCGCCACCTTCCTCGGCACCATGGGCCTGCCCCACGTCGTCGTCCGCTTCTACACCAGCCCGCACGGCGTCGCCGCCCGCCGCACCACGGTCGTCGTTCTCGGCATGATCGGCTTCTTCTACCTCCTGCCGCCGCTCTACGGGGCGCTCGGCAGGCTCTACGCCCCCGACCTCACCCTCACCGGCGACGCCGACGCGGCCGTCCTCCTCCTCCCGGACCGCATGATCGGCGGCCTCGGCGGCGACCTGCTCGGCGCGCTGGTCGCGGGCGGCGCCTTCGCCGCGTTCCTGTCCACCGCCTCGGGCCTGACCATGGCGGTGGCCGGGGTGCTCACCCAGGACGTCCTGCCCGCACGCGGCGTACAGCACTTCCGGCTCGGCACGGTCCTCGCCATGGCCGTGCCGCTCGCGGCGAGCGGCCTGGTCGGCGGGCTGCCCGTCGCCGACGCGGTCGGCCTCGCCTTCGCCGTGTCCGCCTCCTCCTTCTGCCCGCTGCTCGTCCTCGGCATCTGGTGGCGGCGCCTGACCCCGCCGGGCGCCGCCGCGGGCATGCTCGTCGGCGGCGGCGCGGCCCTCCTCGCGGTCGCCGCGACCATGGCCGGATACCCCGGCACCGGCACCCTCCACGCCCTGCTGGCCTGGCCCGCCCTCTGGTCCGTACCGCTCGGCTTCCTCACGATGGTCCTGGTGTCCCTGGCCACCCCCGGCAGGATCCCGGCAGAGACCCCGGCGATCCTGGCCCGCTTCCACCTCCCGGAGGAACTGGTCGGCGGCCGGACCCGCGCGGCGACCAAGGAGATCGAACTGTGGCGGCGCTGA